A single Lolium perenne isolate Kyuss_39 chromosome 6, Kyuss_2.0, whole genome shotgun sequence DNA region contains:
- the LOC127307581 gene encoding zinc transporter ZTP29, translating into MESHVLVALALSFVGGLSTSLGALFVIMNPSPDLKRLGLLQGFAAGLMLSISFLDLAHNALNSIGFLKANLWFFAGVLFFGLIVKFIPEPTFVPTTDASKKKTDDDGSGKDMMKKHRRQVLFSGIITAVGISLHNFPEGMAVFLGSVKGLRVGVNLAFAIALHNIPEGVAVALPLYFATKSKWQAFKYATLSGLAEPLGVVFVAAFFPSNLNPEILEGLLASVGGVMAFLTLHELLPLAFDYAGQKQAVKAVFVGMAVMSASLYFLEISLPKEISL; encoded by the exons ATGGAGTCGCACGTGCTGgtggcgctcgccctctccttcgTCGGCGGCCTCAGCACCTCCCTCG GGGCGCTGTTTGTGATCATGAATCCTAGTCCTGACCTTAAGAGGCTCGGACTCCTCCAG GGATTTGCTGCTGGACTTATGTTGAGCATTTCGTTTCTAGACTTGGCACACAATGCACTCAATTCTATAGGCTTCTTGAAGGCCAACCTTTGG TTTTTTGCAGGAGTTCTATTCTTCGGTTTGATCGTCAAGTTCATTCCAGAGCCAACCTTTGTGCCGACAACTGATGCAAGCAAGAAAAAG ACTGATGATGATGGGTCGGGCAAAGATATGATGAAAAAGCATCGCCGGCAAGTCTTATTCAGTGGTATCATCACAGCTGTTG GAATCAGCTTGCACAATTTTCCTGAGGGAATGGCTGTATTTCTTGGATCTGTGAAG GGCCTTCGAGtgggagttaacttggcttttgcTATTGCTTTACATAACATACCTGAG GGGGTTGCTGTAGCTCTGCCACTCTACTTTGCTACCAAAAG caaatggcaaGCATTTAAATATGCAACACTCTCTGGTTTGGCTGAGCCACTTGGAGTGGTTTTTGTAG CTGCCTTTTTTCCGAGCAACTTAAATCCTGAAATTCTTGAAGGCCTGCTGGCATCAG TTGGTGGTGTTATGGCATTCCTCACTTTGCATGAATTATTACCTCTAGCATTTGACTATGCTGGTCAGAAGCAAGCTGTCAAAGCAGTGTTCGTTGGCATGGCTGTCATGTCTGCAAG CTTGTATTTCCTGGAGATCAGCCTACCGAAGGAGATCAGCCTGTAG
- the LOC127307583 gene encoding C-type lectin receptor-like tyrosine-protein kinase At1g52310 has protein sequence MALALAIFPLASLLLSVPALARTSPCPDGWRIAPDHTKCFTHISTSLSWDGSEALCRNFSAHLAALSSPQDLNFAKSLCGASSSGCWVGGRHHNTSGGAGWKWSDGSSSWNDTVFPGVPSHANCSGARCGLATGDDMCTLVTSKHAALTGKKCGESHGLICMINHEDRCYHDHCHKEYFIVLIVVSGLILSTTLAVVVWLLVYRRSKKRKRSREASAASATALVPPLWKVFTSEELRSITKNFSEGNRLPGNAKTGGTYSGILPDGSKVAIKRLKRSSLQRKKDFYSEISRVAKLYHPNLVAVKGCCYDHGDRFIVYEFVANGPLDVWLHHIPRGGRSLDWVTRMRVATTLAQGIAFLHDKVKPQVVHRDIRASNVLLDEEFGSHLMGVGLSKFVPWEVMHERTVKAATYGYLAPEFIYRNELTTKSDVYSFGVLLLEIISGRRPAQSVESVGWQTIFEWATPLVQSHRHLELLDPLINDLPEIGVIQKVVDLVYACTQHVPSVRPRMSHVVHQLQQLELKSAASELLRSGTSTSATSPMLPLEVRTPR, from the exons atggccctCGCCCTCGCCATCTTCCCGCTCGCATCCTTGCTACTCTCCGTGCCCGCGCTGGCCCGAACCT CGCCATGCCCCGACGGCTGGCGAATCGCTCCGGACCATACCAAATGCTTCACGCACATCTCAACCTCCCTCTCCTGGGACGGGTCCGAAGCCCTCTGCCGCAATTTCAGTGCCCACCTGGCCGCGCTGTCGTCACCTCAGGACCTGAATTTCGCGAAGTCACTCTGCGGAGCTTCCTCCTCGGGATGCTGGGTCGGAGGGCGTCACCACAACACCAGCGGTGGCGCGGGCTGGAAATGGTCCGATGGCTCGTCTTCTTGGAACGACACCGTATTTCCTGGTGTACCGTCACATGCCAACTGCAGCGGTGCTCGGTGCGGTCTGGCCACCGGCGACGATATGTGCACCTTGGTGACTAGTAAGCACGCGGCGCTTACTGGGAAGAAGTGTGGCGAGTCCCATGGGCTGATCTGCATGATCAATCACG AGGATAGGTGCTACCACGATCACTGCCATAAGGAGTATTTCATAGTCCTCATTGTTGTCAGTGGCTTGATACTCTCGACCACTCTAGCTGTTGTGGTCTGGCTACTAGTCTATAGGCGGAGCAAGAAAAGGAAAAGATCGCGTGAAGCTTCCGCCGCTTCAGCTACCGCATTGGTGCCACCGCTTTGGAAAGTGTTCACAAGCGAAGAGCTTCGATCGATCACAAAGAACTTTAGTGAGGGCAACCGGCTTCCTGGAAATGCAAAGACTGGTGGAACCTACAGCGGGATTCTGCCTGATGGATCCAAAGTAGCAATCAAGAGATTGAAGAGGTCCAGCCTACAAAGGAAAAAGGATTTCTACTCTGAGATTAGTAGAGTCGCAAAGCTTTATCACCCTAATCTAGTGGCTGTAAAAGGATGCTGCTATGACCATGGCGATCGATTTATTGTCTATGAGTTTGTCGCGAACGGGCCATTGGATGTGTGGCTACATCATATTCCGAGAGGAGGACGGAGCCTTGATTGGGTAACGAGGATGAGAGTTGCCACAACTCTTGCACAGGGAATTGC ATTTTTGCATGACAAGGTGAAGCCCCAGGTAGTCCACCGAGATATCCGTGCAAGCAATGTTCTTCTTGATGAGGAATTTGGTTCCCATCTGATGGGTGTTGGCCTGTCCAAGTTTGTGCCATGGGAAGTAATGCACGAGAGGACTGTCAAGGCTGCAACATATGGATACCTTGCTCCCGAGTTCATTTACAGGAATGAGCTGACAACAAAAAGTGACGTCTACAGCTTTGGCGTGCTGCTCCTAGAAATCATCAGTGGCCGCCGGCCAGCACAGTCTGTTGAATCTGTTGGATGGCAAACCATATTCGAATGGGCGACGCCTCTAGTCCAATCACACCGGCATCTAGAGCTACTAGATCCGCTCATCAACGACTTGCCAGAGATAGGGGTGATCCAGAAGGTTGTGGACCTTGTCTACGCCTGCACCCAGCATGTCCCCTCGGTGCGTCCAAGGATGTCTCATGTCGTCCATCAGCTACAGCAGCTTGAGCTAAAGTCAGCGGCATCTGAGCTACTGAGAAGCGGGACCAGCACCAGTGCGACATCTCCAATGCTACCGTTGGAGGTCCGGACACCTCGCTGA